In the Candidatus Zymogenus saltonus genome, one interval contains:
- a CDS encoding response regulator transcription factor produces the protein MEKLIVILDDEPDIVKIVSESLKNFGFNVEGFYDAKTFYQFIKDKKPSLILLDLMLPDEDGFEICKNLKTKSDYSDIPIIILSAKSAETDKVVGLELGADDYITKPFSTRELVARVKTVLKRSVENKGTKIIKIKDDFLIDLDKYEVTVDGEKIKLTTTEFKILKLLTSKIGVVFSREEILDYLWGEEKYVIDRTVDIHIRHLRQKLKSASGVIKSFRGIGYKVEL, from the coding sequence ATGGAAAAATTGATAGTCATTTTAGACGATGAGCCGGATATTGTCAAAATCGTGTCGGAGAGCCTTAAAAACTTCGGCTTCAATGTAGAGGGGTTTTACGATGCTAAAACCTTTTATCAATTTATCAAGGATAAAAAACCGAGCCTGATACTGCTCGATCTGATGCTTCCGGACGAAGACGGCTTTGAAATATGTAAGAACCTGAAAACTAAAAGCGATTACTCCGACATTCCAATAATCATTTTGAGCGCAAAGAGTGCGGAGACCGATAAGGTAGTAGGCCTGGAGCTCGGCGCGGACGATTATATCACAAAGCCTTTTTCCACCCGGGAACTGGTGGCGAGGGTAAAAACGGTCTTGAAAAGAAGTGTGGAAAACAAGGGGACAAAGATAATAAAAATCAAGGACGACTTTTTAATAGACTTGGACAAATATGAGGTTACGGTTGACGGGGAAAAGATAAAACTCACCACAACTGAATTTAAGATTCTTAAACTCTTGACTTCAAAGATCGGCGTCGTATTTTCCAGAGAAGAGATTCTCGACTACCTTTGGGGTGAAGAAAAATATGTTATTGACAGAACCGTCGATATACACATAAGGCATTTGAGACAAAAGCTCAAATCGGCTTCAGGAGTAATAAAAAGCTTCAGGGGAATAGGATATAAGGTAGAGCTATGA
- a CDS encoding HAMP domain-containing protein, giving the protein MKKSLFLKFFVSYFFIVFFFSLFVVIFSFHSIRSHYTDSYAKDLESLCKILSPLIVQYMNSGQEEELNKLVDNIRSETDTRITIVDINGRVLKDSEEDPKLMENLSDREEIFNAKESGVGRSIRFSDTVGEQMIFVAMPLKEDKNTIGVLRLGLYLKDVEILLNRLELEILYIVLSFLFLALAGSIFFSRNLVKPIKDLNYATKKLAEGDFSIRTSVNRNDELNTLSEHFNFMTERINKLFTELSQQKDDLFLIISSMQEGVLVLDRKERILFTNSSLTEVMGREFILGKFYWEVIREGDLVELISRVRQEADNVLKELYLGDNVFLCSATFLKAKGEIVLVFHDITEMKKLENMKKDFIANVSHELRTPLTSIKGSLEMLEESPPEKKDQYLDIMKRNTERLINIIQDIAILSELEKKELPLELEEVNVKQIVEDVIKIFEREIAEKGLNLNFMADDKQYIISADPFKLEQMIINLISNAIKYTDRGEILISLRTQDTKLILTIKDTGIGIPKKDLPNIYERFYRVDKSRSRKLGGTGLGLSIVKSIVVQHKGDIKIDSTPGQGTSFTIKLNKDLN; this is encoded by the coding sequence ATGAAAAAATCCCTGTTCCTGAAGTTCTTTGTAAGCTACTTTTTTATAGTATTCTTCTTTTCATTGTTTGTCGTTATCTTCTCCTTCCATTCCATAAGATCCCACTACACCGACAGTTACGCCAAAGATCTTGAGAGTCTTTGCAAGATACTCAGCCCCCTGATTGTTCAGTATATGAATTCGGGCCAAGAAGAAGAGCTCAACAAGCTCGTAGACAATATAAGAAGCGAAACCGACACGAGAATAACCATAGTAGATATAAACGGCAGAGTTCTAAAAGACTCCGAAGAAGATCCGAAATTAATGGAGAACCTGAGTGATCGTGAAGAGATCTTCAACGCGAAGGAGTCGGGTGTGGGCAGATCAATCCGCTTCAGCGACACGGTCGGGGAGCAGATGATATTCGTTGCCATGCCGCTCAAGGAAGATAAAAACACAATAGGCGTTTTGAGATTAGGTTTATACCTGAAGGATGTAGAAATCCTTTTGAACAGATTAGAGCTGGAAATCCTATATATAGTCCTGTCTTTCCTGTTCTTGGCCCTTGCCGGCTCGATCTTTTTTTCCAGAAACCTTGTAAAGCCCATAAAGGATCTCAACTACGCAACGAAAAAGTTAGCGGAAGGCGATTTCAGCATAAGGACTTCCGTAAACAGGAACGACGAGTTAAATACCCTTTCAGAACATTTTAACTTCATGACGGAAAGAATCAATAAATTATTCACGGAGCTTTCACAGCAAAAGGACGATTTGTTTCTCATAATATCCTCGATGCAGGAGGGGGTTTTGGTCCTGGACAGAAAAGAGAGAATCTTGTTTACTAATTCAAGCCTCACCGAAGTAATGGGAAGGGAATTCATTTTGGGTAAATTTTACTGGGAGGTCATAAGAGAGGGCGACCTGGTCGAGCTGATAAGCAGGGTCAGGCAGGAAGCGGACAACGTCTTGAAAGAGCTGTATCTCGGAGACAATGTTTTTCTTTGCAGCGCAACCTTCTTGAAGGCCAAAGGAGAGATAGTGCTGGTCTTTCACGACATAACGGAGATGAAAAAACTCGAAAATATGAAGAAGGATTTTATAGCCAACGTATCCCATGAATTGAGGACGCCGCTGACATCGATCAAGGGGTCGCTCGAGATGCTGGAAGAAAGTCCACCCGAGAAAAAGGATCAATATCTGGATATTATGAAGAGGAATACCGAAAGGCTCATCAATATTATTCAAGATATTGCAATCCTGTCGGAGCTCGAGAAAAAAGAGCTGCCCCTTGAATTGGAAGAAGTGAATGTCAAGCAGATCGTAGAGGATGTTATCAAGATCTTTGAAAGGGAAATAGCGGAAAAGGGTCTTAACCTCAATTTCATGGCCGACGACAAGCAATATATTATATCCGCTGACCCATTTAAGCTGGAGCAGATGATCATAAACTTGATATCCAATGCAATCAAATACACCGATCGTGGAGAGATACTGATCTCTTTAAGGACACAAGACACGAAGTTGATCCTAACCATAAAGGATACGGGCATCGGGATACCCAAAAAAGACCTTCCAAATATTTATGAAAGGTTTTACCGCGTGGATAAGTCCCGCTCGAGAAAATTGGGGGGAACCGGACTGGGCCTTTCAATCGTGAAAAGCATTGTAGTGCAGCACAAAGGAGATATCAAGATAGACAGCACTCCCGGCCAGGGGACTTCCTTCACGATCAAGCTCAATAAAGACTTGAATTAA